The proteins below come from a single Streptomyces sp. M92 genomic window:
- the trpS gene encoding tryptophan--tRNA ligase has protein sequence MTRVFSGVKPTGHLTLGNYLGAMRKWVTVDQHRSDAVFCVVDLHALTVDHDPARVRRLSRQAASLLLAAGLEPERCTVFVQSHVDEHARLSYVLECVATDGEMRRMIQYKEKAARERVRGGSVRLSLLTYPVLMAADILAYGTDEVPVGDDQAQHVELARDLAVRFNQRYGHTFVVPRATLPGVAARVMNLQDPTSKMGKSDDVGPGIVYLLDEPDVVRKKVARAVTDSGREVVYDREARPGLANLLEILASCTGGEPAELAGAYDSYGALKKDAAEAVVEVLRPVRERHKELCADPGYVEGVLREGADKARAMARPTVDAAYRAIGLLPPVNAAR, from the coding sequence ATGACACGGGTCTTCAGTGGGGTAAAGCCGACCGGGCACCTGACGCTGGGCAACTATCTGGGCGCCATGCGGAAGTGGGTCACGGTCGACCAGCATCGGTCGGACGCGGTGTTCTGCGTCGTCGACCTGCACGCACTGACCGTCGACCACGATCCGGCGCGGGTGCGCAGACTGAGCCGGCAGGCGGCGTCGCTGTTGCTGGCGGCGGGGCTGGAGCCGGAGCGGTGCACGGTGTTCGTGCAGAGCCACGTGGACGAGCACGCGCGGTTGTCGTACGTGCTGGAGTGCGTCGCCACCGACGGGGAGATGCGGCGGATGATCCAGTACAAGGAGAAGGCCGCGCGTGAGCGGGTGCGGGGCGGGAGTGTGCGGCTGTCGCTGCTGACGTATCCGGTGCTGATGGCGGCGGACATCCTGGCGTACGGGACGGACGAGGTGCCGGTGGGGGACGACCAGGCGCAGCACGTGGAACTGGCGCGGGATCTCGCGGTGCGGTTCAACCAGCGGTACGGGCACACGTTCGTGGTGCCCCGGGCGACCCTGCCGGGTGTGGCGGCCCGGGTCATGAACCTGCAGGACCCGACGTCGAAGATGGGGAAGAGCGACGATGTCGGGCCGGGGATCGTCTACCTGCTGGACGAGCCGGACGTGGTGCGGAAGAAGGTCGCGCGGGCCGTGACCGACAGCGGGCGGGAGGTCGTGTACGACCGTGAGGCGCGGCCGGGGCTCGCCAATCTGCTGGAGATCCTCGCCTCCTGCACGGGTGGGGAGCCGGCGGAGCTGGCGGGTGCGTACGACTCGTACGGGGCGCTGAAGAAGGACGCCGCCGAGGCCGTCGTCGAGGTGCTTCGTCCCGTGCGGGAGCGGCACAAGGAGCTGTGCGCGGATCCCGGGTACGTGGAGGGCGTGCTGAGGGAGGGGGCGGACAAGGCTCGGGCGATGGCCCGGCCGACCGTGGATGCGGCCTACCGGGCGATCGGGTTGCTGCCGCCGGTGAACGCGGCTCGGTAG